The following proteins come from a genomic window of Myroides odoratus DSM 2801:
- a CDS encoding hybrid sensor histidine kinase/response regulator, whose translation MKPSKSIKIKIIFLYIILLGAVFFSGFYIYKEAKKFTLPEEQVVKENNKIFLVSSTLNNLYSSEIYSRNAIVTGNNKDIQSYYSHLDTLVNQIDRIKLTTTDQAIHQKIDLVQDLLKKKKVSFNNIIKARKEINEDRDYSEAIDKIYDIRDEIERKIQPIVIQSKEKEKRSGWARLFKGDHTDTITKTINYPNVTDSLITAMETIILKAQEKVNQQQATLLKEEQKLVIENRNITNELRKILESIEQNLLTLSYQNINESKARISTASTNIAYIGGSALFVIIILGWIIIKDINQTQEYRLKLEQLNKEREVLLRSKTMLFATVTHDLQTPLGSLIGFSNLLESTELTSKQRQYLNNIQSSTQYIANLINDLTDFSKLENNKISIQEKAFNPKELLESICAPLVPNADNKKIKLKWTVDQALNNTFISDPYRLKQIVTNLITNALKFTQKGGVFVEAIKLGDQLQIKVIDTGIGIEQNQIENIFKEFSQANEGIEKRFGGTGLGLNISKRMIGLLGGEINVESILGEGSIFTLTLPLEEADVQVNTHTTVHQYKELFTVLNQNKILVVDDDKIQLQLMEELLSPLFKHIEILNDSSEIETVLEQNTYDVILSDIQMPKMDGFEMIQLVRANPKYREIPIIALSGKRDLTLEDFTSAGFTSAHQKPIQLQELLTLITQLLHPDHIIEWDTTSNTALSDEKPAHLYDINQIKQFIGEDSAALRKFVVIFVDSTQENVLDLNYAKDDFDYETISNIAHKMLPMFKQLQINHLVPALEKLEDKTIEFQTKDDLAQYIQTLSQQIQEVVQDLQEKYLG comes from the coding sequence ATGAAACCCTCAAAATCGATAAAGATCAAAATCATATTCTTGTATATTATTCTACTTGGAGCTGTTTTCTTTTCGGGTTTTTACATCTATAAAGAGGCTAAAAAATTCACCTTACCAGAAGAGCAAGTGGTGAAGGAAAACAATAAGATATTTCTTGTTAGTAGTACGCTAAACAACCTGTATTCTTCAGAGATATACAGCAGAAATGCCATTGTCACCGGAAACAATAAAGACATCCAAAGTTATTATTCCCATTTAGATACATTGGTAAATCAGATTGACCGAATCAAACTCACTACAACGGATCAAGCGATTCACCAGAAAATTGATTTAGTACAAGATTTATTAAAGAAGAAAAAAGTCAGTTTCAACAACATCATCAAGGCGAGAAAAGAGATTAATGAAGACCGAGATTACAGCGAAGCCATTGATAAAATTTACGATATACGCGATGAGATTGAGCGCAAAATACAACCTATTGTAATCCAGTCCAAAGAAAAAGAAAAACGCAGTGGTTGGGCGCGATTATTTAAAGGTGACCACACGGATACAATTACCAAAACCATCAATTATCCGAACGTCACAGATTCTTTAATTACTGCCATGGAAACCATCATCCTCAAAGCGCAGGAGAAGGTCAATCAACAACAGGCTACTTTATTAAAAGAGGAACAAAAATTAGTTATAGAAAATAGAAACATTACGAATGAATTGCGTAAGATTCTCGAGAGTATCGAGCAAAACTTACTCACCCTTTCGTACCAGAATATCAATGAGTCAAAGGCACGTATCAGTACAGCTTCTACCAATATTGCCTATATTGGAGGATCAGCCTTATTTGTGATTATCATTTTAGGTTGGATTATCATTAAGGATATCAACCAAACACAGGAATATCGTTTAAAATTAGAACAACTCAACAAAGAGAGAGAGGTATTATTGCGTAGTAAAACCATGCTATTCGCAACCGTAACCCATGATTTACAAACTCCTCTAGGTAGCTTAATTGGGTTTTCTAATTTACTAGAATCAACAGAATTAACCTCCAAACAGAGGCAGTACCTCAACAACATACAAAGTTCAACGCAGTATATTGCTAATCTAATCAATGATTTAACTGATTTCTCTAAGTTAGAAAACAATAAAATCAGCATTCAGGAAAAAGCATTCAATCCAAAAGAATTACTAGAGAGCATCTGTGCTCCTTTAGTTCCCAATGCGGATAACAAAAAAATCAAATTAAAATGGACCGTAGATCAGGCATTAAACAATACGTTTATATCTGATCCGTATCGCCTAAAGCAAATTGTAACTAATTTAATTACAAATGCCCTGAAATTCACACAAAAAGGTGGCGTATTTGTGGAAGCGATTAAACTAGGTGATCAATTGCAAATTAAAGTGATTGATACGGGTATTGGTATTGAACAAAACCAAATTGAGAATATTTTCAAGGAATTTAGCCAGGCAAACGAAGGAATTGAAAAACGCTTTGGTGGTACAGGCTTGGGACTCAATATATCCAAGCGTATGATTGGCTTATTGGGAGGTGAGATAAATGTAGAAAGTATCTTAGGCGAAGGTTCGATTTTTACGTTGACTTTGCCTTTAGAAGAAGCAGATGTACAAGTCAATACGCACACAACTGTACACCAATACAAAGAACTCTTTACTGTATTGAATCAAAATAAAATCCTCGTTGTGGATGATGATAAAATTCAGCTCCAATTGATGGAAGAGCTTCTCTCTCCACTCTTTAAACATATTGAGATCCTCAACGATTCGTCGGAAATAGAAACTGTTTTAGAGCAAAATACTTATGATGTTATTTTAAGTGATATTCAAATGCCCAAAATGGATGGATTTGAAATGATTCAGCTTGTACGTGCCAATCCAAAATACCGCGAGATTCCCATCATCGCGCTATCTGGTAAACGCGACCTTACTTTAGAGGATTTTACCAGTGCTGGATTTACTTCCGCACATCAAAAACCGATTCAGTTGCAAGAACTATTGACGCTTATCACTCAACTTTTACATCCTGATCATATTATTGAATGGGACACCACATCGAATACAGCGCTTTCGGATGAAAAACCTGCGCATTTGTACGACATCAACCAAATCAAGCAATTTATTGGGGAAGATAGTGCTGCTTTACGCAAATTTGTGGTCATTTTTGTGGATAGTACGCAAGAGAATGTACTCGATTTGAACTACGCAAAAGATGATTTCGATTATGAAACCATCAGCAATATCGCACATAAGATGCTACCGATGTTCAAACAGTTACAAATCAATCACCTTGTACCTGCCTTAGAGAAATTAGAAGATAAGACTATTGAGTTCCAAACGAAAGATGATCTAGCACAATACATACAAACGCTGTCTCAACAAATTCAAGAGGTAGTTCAGGATTTACAAGAGAAATATCTGGGGTGA
- a CDS encoding energy transducer TonB, with product MAKNDLFKKDWLDIVFAGRNKQYGAYKLRLESPRTTLLALGSGLCLFAFVFVAPTAISSFFEEENEFAGGVIDYVEPFDKTVELVDVVMPKEEVKPIVEEPKTEEASAPASSMDVERFTILEVASADEITEEPAKQENLVDVLIGIETIEGNAAGSILITETPGKTENGTGTTIGTDEREGGNEIVHFTTERAEPLGGMANFSQMFISKFRAIHVPDHTRKVQVILSFVVEKDGSITDIKVLRDPGYGTGTEAIRVLKSMPKWKPARQDNKTVRSQFTLPITIQVQ from the coding sequence ATGGCAAAAAATGATTTATTTAAGAAAGATTGGTTAGATATTGTATTTGCAGGTAGAAATAAGCAATACGGAGCCTACAAATTACGTCTAGAAAGTCCTAGAACCACCCTCTTAGCTTTAGGAAGTGGGTTGTGTTTATTCGCCTTTGTATTTGTGGCACCAACAGCTATTTCTTCTTTTTTTGAAGAAGAAAATGAATTTGCAGGAGGGGTTATCGATTACGTGGAGCCTTTTGATAAAACCGTAGAACTTGTTGATGTGGTTATGCCAAAAGAAGAAGTAAAGCCAATAGTAGAAGAGCCTAAAACAGAGGAGGCGAGTGCGCCTGCTTCTAGTATGGATGTAGAGCGATTTACGATTTTAGAAGTAGCATCGGCAGATGAGATTACGGAAGAGCCAGCCAAACAAGAAAACTTAGTAGATGTCTTAATTGGAATTGAAACAATAGAAGGGAATGCTGCGGGTAGTATTTTAATAACTGAAACGCCTGGTAAAACAGAGAATGGAACTGGTACAACCATAGGTACCGATGAAAGAGAGGGGGGGAATGAGATTGTTCACTTCACCACTGAAAGAGCAGAACCATTAGGAGGAATGGCTAATTTTAGTCAAATGTTTATCTCTAAGTTTCGTGCAATACACGTACCTGATCATACACGTAAAGTACAAGTGATTTTGTCTTTTGTTGTAGAAAAAGATGGTAGTATCACCGATATTAAAGTATTGCGTGATCCTGGATATGGTACAGGTACAGAGGCTATTCGCGTATTAAAAAGCATGCCGAAATGGAAACCTGCGCGTCAGGACAATAAAACAGTACGATCTCAATTCACTTTACCCATAACGATTCAGGTGCAGTAA
- a CDS encoding helix-turn-helix domain-containing protein, translating into MEFYFNLIVLTATIIFGSISFIVNRTLTTTTKTQKILHVFLLFFILHIVTILCLRLAVPDERFLSLGLPLNTAYAPTFYCCLVLLSEEVKKTGHVQRYPFFILHFIPTIILLAFYGFFLSKEVDMNDQEAYGYLIVLYSVEVLQYVGYAFTGYFKINKLMLNNSVRLLILRVMWIMIFMALVSLGIVFYNNVLYYDLSVTYLALLCFSVVIFNYYMERLKYVKVVPVSEGELGVESIGDDQALLKYEKSKLAEEVLLAYKVKVEQVLQDKKSYLKLSFTLDDLERESKIAKHHLSQFFSTMYGMNFNAYINKLRVEYAKELLEKRNFDISVSELGDECGFNSRTSFFRAFKKYEGVSPSEYITNILENR; encoded by the coding sequence ATGGAATTTTATTTCAACTTAATTGTATTAACAGCAACAATTATCTTTGGCAGTATCTCATTTATTGTCAATCGAACGTTGACGACGACGACAAAAACGCAAAAAATACTTCATGTTTTTTTGCTGTTTTTTATTCTGCATATTGTTACAATCCTCTGTTTGAGATTGGCTGTGCCAGATGAAAGGTTTCTGAGTTTAGGATTGCCGTTAAATACAGCGTATGCGCCTACATTTTATTGTTGCTTGGTTTTGCTTTCTGAAGAAGTGAAGAAGACAGGACATGTACAACGGTATCCTTTTTTCATCTTGCATTTTATCCCGACGATTATTTTACTCGCCTTTTATGGGTTCTTTTTGAGTAAAGAAGTCGATATGAATGATCAGGAAGCTTATGGGTATTTAATTGTGCTCTATTCAGTTGAGGTCTTGCAATATGTAGGGTATGCTTTTACGGGTTATTTCAAGATTAATAAATTGATGCTGAATAATAGCGTCCGCCTATTAATTCTCCGCGTTATGTGGATTATGATTTTTATGGCCTTAGTTTCACTGGGTATTGTTTTTTATAATAACGTCTTGTATTACGACTTATCTGTTACTTATCTCGCTTTATTGTGTTTCTCTGTGGTGATTTTTAACTACTATATGGAGAGGTTGAAATACGTTAAGGTTGTGCCAGTATCAGAAGGTGAATTAGGAGTGGAATCCATAGGTGATGACCAAGCGTTGTTGAAATATGAAAAATCAAAATTAGCAGAGGAAGTTTTACTAGCTTACAAAGTGAAAGTGGAACAAGTGTTACAAGATAAAAAGTCATACCTCAAACTCAGCTTTACATTGGACGACCTAGAGCGTGAAAGTAAAATTGCCAAACACCATTTATCGCAGTTTTTTTCAACCATGTACGGCATGAATTTTAATGCTTATATCAATAAGCTACGCGTTGAATATGCAAAGGAACTACTCGAAAAAAGAAATTTTGATATCTCTGTTTCTGAGCTAGGGGATGAGTGTGGATTTAATTCCCGTACTTCTTTTTTTAGGGCATTTAAAAAGTATGAAGGGGTTTCGCCTTCAGAGTATATCACAAATATTCTGGAAAATCGATAA
- the fabV gene encoding enoyl-ACP reductase FabV: MIIQPRTRGFICLTSHPEGCAAHVRQQIAYVQSKGKIANGPKKVLVIGASTGFGLASRIATAFGSDAATIGVFFEKSATEGRPATAGWYNSAAFEQEAAKAGLYAKSINGDAYSDEIKKQTIELIKQDLGQVDLVVYSLASPRRTHPKTGVAYASVLKPINEPFSNKTVDFHTGVVSNITIDPVTEQSDIDNTIAVMGGEDWKFWMEDLKAAGVLADGVKTVAYSYIGPELTYPIYRNGTIGMAKNDLEATVPTINNLLSDLHGVSYVSVNKALVTQSSSAIPVVPLYISLLYKVMKEKNIHEGCIEQMYRLFDDRLYAAKPIGLDAEGRIRVDDWEMREDVQAEVAKLWEQINSENINEISDLEGYRRDFFNLFGFEFDNVDYNVETNELVDVPSIK; encoded by the coding sequence ATGATTATACAACCTAGAACTCGTGGATTTATCTGCTTAACGTCTCATCCTGAAGGATGTGCAGCGCATGTTAGACAACAAATAGCCTATGTTCAATCGAAAGGAAAAATAGCGAATGGACCTAAAAAAGTACTTGTAATTGGTGCTTCTACTGGTTTTGGATTGGCATCACGTATAGCTACAGCTTTTGGTTCTGACGCAGCTACTATTGGTGTGTTTTTCGAAAAGTCAGCTACAGAAGGCCGTCCAGCAACTGCAGGTTGGTATAATTCAGCAGCATTTGAACAAGAAGCGGCAAAAGCAGGTTTATATGCAAAAAGCATCAATGGTGATGCATACTCGGATGAGATTAAAAAACAAACAATCGAATTGATCAAACAAGATTTAGGTCAAGTAGATTTAGTGGTATATAGTTTAGCTTCCCCTAGACGTACACACCCAAAAACAGGAGTAGCTTATGCTTCAGTTTTAAAGCCAATCAACGAACCTTTCTCTAATAAGACTGTTGATTTCCATACAGGTGTAGTGTCTAATATTACAATCGATCCTGTAACAGAACAAAGCGATATTGATAATACAATCGCAGTAATGGGAGGAGAAGATTGGAAATTCTGGATGGAAGACTTAAAAGCAGCAGGTGTTTTAGCAGATGGTGTGAAAACAGTAGCGTATTCTTACATCGGGCCAGAGTTAACTTACCCTATTTATAGAAACGGAACAATTGGTATGGCTAAAAATGATTTAGAAGCAACTGTTCCTACAATCAACAATTTATTATCAGATTTACACGGAGTATCGTATGTGTCTGTAAATAAAGCATTAGTAACGCAATCAAGTTCAGCAATTCCTGTAGTTCCTTTATATATCTCTTTATTGTACAAAGTAATGAAAGAGAAAAATATTCACGAAGGATGTATTGAGCAAATGTATCGCTTATTTGACGATCGTCTGTATGCAGCTAAACCAATAGGGTTAGATGCAGAAGGAAGAATCAGAGTAGACGACTGGGAAATGAGAGAAGATGTTCAAGCGGAAGTAGCTAAACTTTGGGAGCAAATCAACTCAGAGAATATCAATGAGATTTCAGATTTAGAAGGATACAGAAGAGACTTCTTTAATTTATTTGGATTTGAATTTGATAATGTAGATTACAATGTGGAAACCAATGAATTAGTTGATGTTCCAAGTATCAAATAA
- a CDS encoding TonB-dependent receptor: MIHRLGITILVFLLSICLYAQELVVLKGKILDSNNKKGIPNITITVYQGKQVDEQAVLGMVVTDEKGKFSLEFPQVDEVYVALPRSLQCEQAKQIDFANKKVNSVVFDCITPLNDGREKTIQILKEEPRKQEQVLDNITIVTPKGGFERDLSSVNLSDIAPAAATTNRLETVLTTLAGVNSNNELSSQYTVRGGSFDENLIYVNGVEMYRPFLVRSGKQEGLSFINPTMVEDISFSAGGFKARYGDKMSSVLDITYRKPKENKAYLQASFLGAGATVDLVSKDKALTAILGMRYHNNRLLMNRKDDDGYYRPSFMDAQTIVNYKLDEQWNFSFLGNITGNHYKYEPNRADVSFGAYNNTSNVTVLYDGKEEDKYSSLFGAFTSTYAWDTTNKVEAIISAYHTQEKEYYDIEASYLLIDQQENDSDPLFGSDIERPAPIRKGVASQFSHARNNYDALVLSAEVKGKIFLEDTDTSLHWGVKYTRENIKDRLSEWELMDSLGYVLPNIHPYATLHTQHNVDINRFMAYGEWNKALYTDKAKITLNAGARMQWWKMSESDKGKVVVSPRAQIAFEPNNWEKEMLFTLAMGLYQQPPSYREYRGFDGELNPDLKAQKAWVVVLGHNYQFKLWERSFRMQSEVYYKNIQDANIYTLDNVRMRYVANNDAKAYVYGADVRLYGEFINGTESWVSVGYMKTEENYQGKGYIARPTDQRLKFGLLFQDYVPSIPNLKLYLNAVYNTGLPGGSPAYVDPYLYQGRLRDYKRADIGFNYVFKDKTIGQDSRWLQGIDHLQVGIEVYNVFNFDNAITNTWIRDLSSNKEYAIPNYMTNRTFNIKVALTF, translated from the coding sequence ATGATACATCGATTGGGAATTACAATACTTGTTTTTTTATTGAGCATATGCCTATATGCTCAAGAGCTTGTCGTGCTGAAGGGGAAGATCTTGGATAGCAACAACAAGAAGGGGATTCCCAATATAACAATCACGGTTTATCAGGGTAAACAAGTGGATGAACAGGCGGTGTTAGGAATGGTTGTCACAGATGAAAAAGGAAAATTTTCTTTGGAATTTCCTCAAGTCGACGAAGTTTATGTAGCGCTACCACGTTCATTGCAATGTGAACAAGCAAAGCAAATAGACTTTGCAAATAAGAAAGTAAATTCGGTTGTTTTTGATTGTATTACTCCATTGAATGATGGACGAGAAAAAACAATTCAAATCCTGAAAGAAGAACCTCGAAAACAGGAGCAAGTATTGGATAATATCACGATTGTAACACCTAAAGGAGGTTTTGAACGAGACTTATCCAGTGTGAATTTGTCAGATATTGCACCTGCTGCAGCTACAACGAATCGGTTAGAAACAGTATTAACTACCTTGGCAGGAGTGAATTCCAACAATGAGTTGAGTAGCCAGTATACGGTGCGTGGCGGAAGTTTTGATGAGAATTTGATTTACGTGAATGGCGTAGAAATGTATCGCCCTTTTTTAGTGCGTTCTGGTAAACAAGAAGGATTGAGCTTTATCAATCCGACCATGGTAGAAGATATTTCATTTTCAGCAGGTGGATTTAAAGCGAGATATGGCGATAAAATGTCTTCGGTTTTGGATATTACCTATCGCAAGCCCAAGGAAAATAAAGCCTATCTACAAGCCAGTTTTTTGGGTGCTGGGGCAACGGTGGACTTAGTTTCTAAAGACAAGGCCTTAACGGCTATTTTGGGCATGCGTTATCACAACAATCGCTTGTTGATGAATCGCAAAGATGATGATGGATACTACCGCCCTTCTTTTATGGATGCACAAACCATTGTGAATTATAAGTTAGATGAACAATGGAATTTTAGCTTCTTGGGAAATATTACCGGAAACCACTATAAATATGAACCCAACCGAGCAGATGTGTCTTTTGGGGCCTATAATAATACGTCTAATGTAACGGTGTTGTATGACGGAAAAGAGGAGGATAAATACAGCTCCTTATTTGGTGCTTTTACATCAACCTATGCTTGGGATACGACTAACAAAGTTGAAGCAATTATTTCAGCTTATCACACCCAAGAAAAAGAGTATTACGATATAGAAGCTTCGTATTTATTAATTGATCAACAAGAAAATGATTCGGATCCTCTTTTTGGATCAGATATTGAACGACCTGCCCCAATAAGAAAAGGAGTAGCTTCTCAGTTTTCACATGCTCGAAATAATTATGACGCTTTAGTCCTAAGTGCGGAGGTAAAAGGGAAGATTTTCTTAGAAGACACGGATACTTCGCTGCATTGGGGAGTGAAATATACCAGAGAAAATATCAAAGATCGCTTATCCGAATGGGAGTTAATGGACTCCTTGGGCTATGTGCTGCCCAATATACATCCGTATGCAACGCTTCATACACAGCATAACGTGGATATCAATCGATTCATGGCGTATGGAGAATGGAATAAAGCGCTGTATACAGACAAGGCAAAAATTACGCTGAATGCGGGGGCTCGTATGCAGTGGTGGAAGATGTCTGAAAGTGATAAAGGAAAAGTGGTGGTGAGTCCAAGAGCCCAAATCGCTTTTGAACCTAATAACTGGGAGAAAGAGATGTTGTTTACACTAGCCATGGGATTATATCAACAGCCACCCTCGTATCGAGAGTACCGAGGATTTGATGGAGAATTAAATCCAGATTTAAAAGCACAAAAAGCTTGGGTCGTTGTTTTAGGGCATAATTATCAATTTAAATTGTGGGAAAGAAGTTTCCGCATGCAATCGGAAGTGTATTATAAAAATATACAAGACGCTAATATTTATACGTTAGACAATGTGCGTATGCGCTATGTAGCTAACAACGATGCGAAAGCGTATGTATATGGTGCAGATGTGCGTTTGTATGGAGAATTTATTAATGGTACGGAATCTTGGGTGAGTGTTGGTTATATGAAAACAGAAGAAAATTACCAAGGGAAAGGATATATCGCAAGACCAACCGATCAACGACTGAAGTTTGGCTTGTTGTTCCAAGATTATGTCCCTTCGATTCCCAATCTGAAATTGTACTTGAATGCGGTATATAATACAGGATTACCTGGAGGTTCACCAGCTTATGTTGATCCTTATTTATACCAAGGTAGATTACGCGATTACAAACGAGCAGATATTGGTTTCAATTATGTATTCAAAGACAAAACTATTGGTCAAGATAGTCGTTGGTTACAGGGAATTGACCATTTACAAGTGGGAATAGAGGTGTATAACGTATTTAATTTTGACAATGCAATTACCAATACCTGGATTAGAGATCTCAGCAGTAATAAAGAGTATGCGATACCAAATTATATGACCAATCGAACATTCAATATTAAAGTCGCTCTAACGTTTTAA
- a CDS encoding helix-turn-helix domain-containing protein — MKLIKTFDGFLRGHFNFESIVKSILAISLIQLVVICLGVNLNFIHLAIPLLYFFTRKTASHVEPSAGEFVLHFSVVILVILLPSLFPFKYIGSLIFAYVLTYLMLIYKEVKTIKPSSANQSILGFIGFFCNYMIACLIAKTIFFLVTYIYADFGVEYVFFQTGLSVLVLLFSLLSLVNINGANKTILNQVPAFMVNKADIQSYSYVVEDKERTIVDFFETSDEFLANSFSLEDLADAVGLSKQEVSTVINHQLNSSFYHMVAQYRILHAKELLQERNNLTIEAIVEECGFSSKSTFNKYFKLFVGKTPSVYRSQIA, encoded by the coding sequence ATGAAACTAATTAAAACATTCGATGGTTTTTTAAGAGGCCATTTTAACTTCGAGAGCATTGTTAAAAGTATTTTAGCAATATCTCTTATTCAGCTTGTTGTGATTTGCTTAGGTGTAAATCTAAACTTTATTCATTTAGCTATTCCGCTATTGTATTTCTTTACAAGAAAAACGGCAAGCCATGTAGAACCGTCAGCTGGTGAATTTGTCCTGCATTTTAGCGTGGTTATTCTCGTGATTTTATTGCCGAGTTTATTTCCGTTTAAATACATCGGATCGCTAATCTTTGCTTATGTATTAACGTACTTGATGTTGATATATAAGGAAGTAAAAACCATCAAACCTTCTTCTGCAAATCAGAGTATTTTAGGGTTTATCGGTTTTTTCTGCAATTATATGATTGCGTGTTTAATCGCTAAAACAATTTTCTTTTTAGTTACTTATATCTATGCTGATTTTGGTGTGGAATATGTATTCTTTCAAACGGGATTATCGGTTTTAGTTTTGTTGTTTAGTTTATTGAGTTTAGTAAACATCAATGGAGCAAATAAAACAATTCTAAATCAAGTGCCTGCTTTTATGGTTAACAAGGCAGATATCCAATCTTACAGCTATGTAGTGGAAGATAAAGAAAGAACAATTGTTGATTTCTTTGAAACAAGTGATGAATTCCTAGCTAATTCATTCTCTTTAGAAGATTTAGCTGATGCAGTTGGATTGAGCAAGCAAGAAGTTTCAACCGTGATTAATCACCAATTAAACTCTTCTTTCTATCATATGGTTGCGCAATACAGAATTTTACATGCAAAAGAACTGTTGCAAGAACGCAATAACTTGACTATTGAAGCCATTGTTGAAGAATGTGGTTTTAGTTCGAAATCAACCTTTAATAAATATTTCAAACTTTTTGTTGGAAAAACACCATCGGTATATCGCAGTCAAATAGCTTAG